The proteins below come from a single Pedobacter sp. MC2016-14 genomic window:
- a CDS encoding FecR family protein, translated as MVKTAKRLEELLRIYLNRLATQQETEELWAYVDDQAFAEEIMEQLSNAFETQSSFTELAAQRQQQILANIFEQGAKMTRKPIRLWTKIAAAASVLLVLGVGFYAGSYFINQNAVTHNSVYTSDIAAGKNGATLTLSNGQKIRLADVAKGKLATESGVRIDKTTDGKLIYHLSTEKINRNSSDDALNTLATARGEQYQVVLPDQSRVWLNSASSITFPVSFANLKERKIRLVGEAYFEVIHNKKQPFRVQTGAQMVEDIGTAFNINAYADEPVVKTTLVEGSAKVNGVTLTTGQQSVFSTAIFSVRKVHPEDEIDWKNGYFQFNNENLESIMRKVCRWYNAEVRYTDESLKTNTYLGTVNRTAQVSQLLNMLERTGGLRFSINKNVITVSRNTAE; from the coding sequence ATGGTTAAGACTGCGAAAAGACTGGAAGAATTACTCAGGATCTATTTAAATCGGTTGGCTACACAACAGGAGACAGAAGAACTCTGGGCTTATGTTGACGATCAAGCGTTTGCGGAGGAAATTATGGAGCAACTTTCCAATGCTTTTGAAACGCAGTCTTCCTTTACTGAATTAGCGGCGCAGCGCCAGCAGCAGATCTTAGCAAATATTTTTGAGCAGGGCGCCAAAATGACTCGTAAACCTATAAGGTTGTGGACTAAAATTGCCGCCGCCGCTTCTGTATTATTGGTACTTGGTGTTGGTTTTTATGCCGGCAGCTATTTTATAAATCAAAATGCGGTTACCCACAACAGCGTATATACCAGCGATATTGCCGCAGGTAAAAACGGGGCTACGCTAACCCTTTCAAACGGACAGAAGATCCGGTTGGCTGATGTAGCAAAAGGAAAGCTTGCTACAGAATCTGGTGTAAGGATTGACAAAACTACTGATGGGAAACTCATTTATCACCTAAGTACTGAAAAAATAAACCGGAATTCATCAGATGATGCCCTTAATACTCTTGCTACCGCAAGGGGAGAGCAATATCAGGTTGTTTTACCCGATCAAAGCAGGGTCTGGCTCAATTCCGCTTCCTCTATAACTTTCCCTGTATCCTTTGCCAACTTAAAAGAAAGGAAAATTCGTTTGGTAGGAGAAGCATACTTTGAAGTTATCCATAACAAAAAGCAACCATTTAGGGTTCAGACCGGGGCGCAGATGGTAGAGGATATAGGTACCGCGTTTAACATTAATGCTTATGCAGACGAACCTGTAGTAAAAACAACCCTCGTAGAAGGCTCAGCCAAGGTAAATGGTGTAACTTTAACCACAGGGCAACAATCTGTATTCAGTACTGCAATATTTAGCGTCCGGAAGGTGCATCCCGAAGATGAGATTGACTGGAAGAACGGTTATTTCCAGTTTAACAATGAAAATCTGGAAAGCATTATGCGCAAGGTATGCCGCTGGTACAATGCCGAAGTACGCTATACCGATGAAAGCCTTAAGACCAACACTTACCTGGGTACTGTAAACCGTACAGCACAAGTTTCACAATTGCTAAATATGCTGGAAAGGACCGGGGGACTCAGGTTTAGCATCAACAAAAACGTAATTACCGTAAGCAGGAATACGGCAGAATAA
- a CDS encoding DUF4843 domain-containing protein, producing MRYTYISLLVFLTIAGCKKNDLQYFEEEVPLLNIWLGTDAGVQDSITHNFAYSPTNRDSIVFNYRIAGYPVNYDRTFELVTVDNDAKLLNFTLKTYKVPAGKSVGRVALYVDKPTDQTLFLNKDLKVSFTVKQSATFQASLRELGKLKITFKNAITKPDNWDNAVPITTALKTFFGAYSDEKYKFVIQVTGLSNFVVVNDLTVNPDLPPNTITAVHARALQAQCKIALAQYKIDYGTDKLDENRQPIVFP from the coding sequence ATGAGATATACTTATATTTCCCTGCTCGTGTTTTTGACGATAGCAGGCTGCAAAAAAAATGATTTGCAATATTTTGAAGAAGAAGTTCCTTTATTAAACATCTGGTTAGGCACAGATGCAGGGGTTCAAGACAGCATTACCCATAATTTTGCTTATAGCCCAACGAACAGGGATTCTATAGTTTTTAATTACCGAATTGCAGGGTATCCTGTTAACTATGACCGTACATTTGAACTGGTTACGGTAGACAATGACGCAAAACTTTTAAATTTTACTTTAAAAACCTATAAAGTACCTGCAGGAAAATCAGTGGGTAGAGTAGCCTTATACGTAGACAAACCTACAGATCAGACGCTGTTTTTAAACAAAGATTTAAAGGTCTCATTTACAGTCAAACAATCAGCGACTTTCCAAGCCTCCTTGAGGGAATTGGGCAAGCTTAAAATTACATTTAAGAATGCCATTACAAAACCAGACAATTGGGACAATGCTGTCCCAATTACTACCGCTCTGAAAACTTTCTTCGGCGCTTACAGTGACGAGAAATATAAGTTCGTAATCCAGGTGACCGGGTTATCCAATTTTGTGGTTGTAAATGATCTAACAGTAAATCCGGATTTGCCACCTAATACCATTACAGCGGTACATGCCAGGGCATTACAGGCTCAATGCAAGATAGCACTTGCGCAATACAAAATAGATTACGGCACAGACAAGTTAGATGAAAACAGGCAGCCGATCGTGTTTCCATAA
- a CDS encoding FecR family protein: protein MILSFFRRNKLKQQHKAEITEKISVAVENFKENPGSWNEELMGNERATQEKILNRLLLNINNERKNRFTLTYIAKYAAAAVVILGLTLGLMYKDELIYKFSTHAQIIAQTSNTQRKRIALPDGSVAILNVGSKISFPDQFDPALRTVVLIEGEVYFDVKHNDKKPFQVKAGKTLTNVLGTAFNISSYSWLNTINITVTKGKVAVNNQMLLPNQQMVYDRVSSTMEKKKLLASNVVSWMQGGLCFNDEDFKTVATILERKYNVHISFEDQKMEEFHFSARFGAKDKLTDILDDLTLTRGLQYKINQNNITIKN from the coding sequence ATGATTCTCTCATTTTTTAGAAGAAACAAACTAAAACAACAGCACAAAGCAGAAATAACTGAAAAGATTTCTGTGGCAGTTGAGAATTTTAAAGAAAACCCAGGCTCCTGGAACGAGGAACTTATGGGAAATGAAAGGGCAACACAGGAAAAAATCCTGAACCGTCTTCTTTTGAACATCAATAATGAACGCAAAAATAGATTTACTTTAACCTATATAGCAAAATATGCTGCTGCGGCAGTTGTTATTTTAGGGCTTACACTTGGCTTAATGTACAAGGATGAGTTGATCTATAAATTCAGTACTCATGCCCAAATTATAGCACAAACCAGTAACACCCAAAGAAAGCGTATTGCATTACCCGACGGTTCTGTCGCAATATTGAACGTGGGAAGTAAAATTAGTTTTCCAGACCAGTTTGATCCTGCTCTCAGAACAGTTGTGCTGATTGAAGGAGAGGTATATTTTGACGTTAAACACAATGACAAAAAGCCTTTTCAGGTTAAGGCTGGAAAAACGCTGACCAATGTATTGGGAACTGCTTTTAACATCAGTTCTTATTCCTGGTTAAACACCATCAATATTACGGTAACTAAAGGAAAAGTTGCGGTGAATAATCAAATGTTACTTCCTAATCAGCAAATGGTATACGACAGGGTTTCTTCAACAATGGAAAAGAAAAAACTTCTGGCCAGTAATGTAGTTTCCTGGATGCAGGGTGGACTATGCTTTAATGATGAAGACTTTAAAACAGTAGCTACGATATTGGAACGTAAATATAACGTACACATCAGTTTTGAAGATCAAAAGATGGAAGAGTTCCACTTTAGTGCAAGATTTGGTGCAAAAGACAAACTAACTGATATTCTGGATGACCTAACTTTAACCAGAGGCCTTCAGTATAAAATAAACCAAAATAATATTACCATTAAAAACTAA
- a CDS encoding RNA polymerase sigma-70 factor, whose translation MARIREDISDSELLALLQQDNQPAFVFIYNKYWSELYRCAFKITANQETCEDVVHDVFLYLWNKRAALQVKSLKDYLYVAVKNRMLNAIRSEKNLLKAVNVQPEPISSETLIEDEFNSKELSKIYNLAIAELPERCRTILLMSRKEHLSNKEIALRLNISPKTVENQITIGLRQLRIKLGDYLVLTGIFFTFLK comes from the coding sequence ATGGCGAGGATTAGGGAAGATATATCAGATTCAGAATTGTTAGCCTTGTTACAGCAGGATAACCAGCCTGCATTTGTTTTCATCTACAATAAATACTGGTCTGAACTTTACCGCTGCGCTTTTAAAATTACCGCTAACCAGGAAACCTGCGAAGATGTGGTCCATGATGTTTTCCTCTATTTATGGAATAAAAGGGCTGCTCTACAGGTTAAATCTTTGAAAGACTACTTATACGTTGCTGTAAAGAACAGGATGCTGAATGCAATACGTTCAGAAAAAAATCTTTTAAAAGCAGTGAATGTGCAGCCTGAACCTATTTCATCAGAAACTTTGATAGAAGATGAATTCAATTCCAAGGAATTGAGCAAGATTTACAATTTAGCCATCGCAGAATTACCGGAAAGGTGCCGGACCATCCTTTTAATGAGCAGAAAGGAACATCTTTCTAATAAGGAGATCGCATTGCGGCTAAATATCTCTCCGAAGACTGTTGAAAACCAAATCACCATAGGTTTACGTCAGCTTCGGATTAAACTGGGGGATTATTTGGTGCTTACAGGAATATTCTTCACTTTTTTAAAATAA
- a CDS encoding LysR family transcriptional regulator — translation MSYRIELRHLKYFQILAEELKFRKAAEKLFISQPGLSRQIRQMEEIYNVSLFDRSKRKVELTEAGQYLKAEVDFIFNHLETITKQLENIGQGKETELRIGFLGSAAQNVVPDLILRLNKAYPGIQTLLDEMPNKMQVELIEKDKLDIGFVRLPRVPDGISRFPVFEDTFSVVLPADHPIDVDHFENIRQLSTEPFIFFSSEDSPFYYDLIMGICEDNGFRPRVFHKSVNALTIFKLVEQGLGVAIVPTSLQYGYHLQIKFIELKNIRQRTELSVIWKESNRNPALKNVISLIQNKG, via the coding sequence ATGAGCTATCGGATAGAACTCAGGCACCTTAAATATTTCCAGATATTGGCAGAAGAATTGAAGTTCAGAAAAGCTGCTGAAAAGCTTTTTATTTCGCAGCCCGGTTTGAGCAGGCAGATTAGACAAATGGAAGAAATTTATAACGTAAGCCTGTTTGACCGGAGCAAAAGAAAAGTAGAACTTACAGAAGCCGGGCAGTATTTAAAAGCTGAAGTAGACTTTATCTTCAATCATTTAGAAACCATCACTAAACAACTCGAAAACATTGGCCAGGGTAAAGAAACTGAGTTACGTATCGGCTTTTTGGGCTCTGCCGCACAAAATGTTGTCCCAGATCTCATCCTTCGCTTAAATAAAGCCTATCCCGGCATCCAGACCTTATTGGATGAAATGCCTAATAAAATGCAGGTAGAGCTCATAGAAAAAGACAAACTTGATATCGGATTTGTAAGATTGCCGAGGGTACCGGATGGTATTTCCAGGTTCCCGGTGTTTGAAGATACCTTTTCAGTAGTACTTCCAGCTGATCATCCAATTGATGTTGATCATTTTGAAAACATCAGGCAATTAAGTACGGAGCCATTTATCTTTTTTTCCAGTGAGGACAGCCCTTTCTATTATGATCTGATTATGGGTATTTGTGAAGATAATGGTTTTAGACCCCGGGTTTTTCATAAGTCAGTTAATGCTTTAACCATCTTTAAACTGGTGGAACAAGGTTTGGGCGTAGCTATTGTCCCTACTTCATTACAGTATGGTTACCATCTTCAGATAAAGTTTATAGAACTTAAAAATATACGCCAGCGTACCGAGCTGTCCGTCATCTGGAAAGAGTCTAACCGCAATCCTGCATTAAAGAATGTCATTTCCTTAATTCAAAATAAAGGCTGA
- a CDS encoding SusC/RagA family TonB-linked outer membrane protein: MMKTYICSICFMAVALFLLTPQVKAQQIKPVKVDVDFNNISLKQALDQLQKKSNYNFVFSEEMISPYKVTLKAKSMSVEAVMDKLLSKTSLDFVVRENKIIIRKRATTTQVPSTTMPKSVPATSVKGPQKILGRVVDEGRQPIPGAGITILGNPRNSTVTNSSGEFMLTAEDNDETLVITSVGFTRQEINLKQKISLPFVVVLKPFADDLNEVVVTGYSRRTKDSFTGSASTFTGEDLKRVGNKNILQSLQNLDPSFVLTENLSLGSNPNVLPDIQLRGQAGLEDVRGDYSGNPNLPLFILDGFEANLQKIYDLDMNRVASITILRDASAKAIYGSKAANGVLVIETLAPQEGKLRITYNSNYNIEAPDLTSYHLTNASEKLQVERNAGRYTSPSPLTQQFLTEQANLIEADIARGVNTYWLSKPLRVGLGMKHGFYLEGGDQSMRYGIDLNYNNLTGVMKESKRDNIGGSINLSYRSGKLIFRNILNINLNKSINSPYGTFSEYTRLNPYWAPTDEYGRINKVLGEFRSSGTAPPTYYYNPLYNATLNTKNFSNYTEVTENFYTEWQPAKSLKITGRVGFTQNRTDSELFYPGDHTRFIEMTGENFYRRGTYNITDGKTTTLNSDVFANWTKMWGKNLVLINGGANLGSTQGQTHGMAAEGFLNNRVDFISFASQYALNGVPSGTENIQREIGLLAFGSYAYDNRYLLDVSARRNASSVFGANNRWGTFLSVGVGWNLHHEDFIKKLNIFDMLKIRASIGSTGSQNFNPYQALATYTFFTSSTYDNISGAYLSALANDNLRWQEKIDNNIGLDINLLKRLNIRLDYYVANTNNLLTDLTLPPSTGFTTYKENLGSMRNIGYEGTVSYQLYRNAKTQSYVSVFGSFARNSNKITKISDGLKQLNKEQDELADASNRPVTRFEEGQSMSSIWAVPSLGIDPATGDEIYVKKDGSTTYVWDPNDQIVAGITDPLLRGNFGLNLEYKGWGLSGTFRYTIGEDYYNSTLASRVENVDIANNVDTRVFNNTWLNIGDKVPFKRISTRPTQTRATTRFIENKSDLTLSSVNAYYDFKWKNLKRFGLKNLKCSILMNEVFVLSTVRIERGTEYPFARTFSFSLQTTF; this comes from the coding sequence ATGATGAAAACATACATTTGCAGCATCTGCTTTATGGCTGTTGCGTTGTTTTTACTTACACCACAGGTAAAAGCACAGCAGATAAAACCCGTAAAAGTTGATGTTGACTTTAATAACATCTCACTAAAACAAGCTTTAGACCAGTTACAAAAGAAAAGCAACTACAATTTTGTTTTTAGTGAAGAAATGATTAGCCCATACAAAGTTACGCTGAAAGCTAAAAGTATGTCTGTTGAAGCTGTAATGGATAAGCTACTCAGCAAGACTTCGCTGGACTTTGTAGTTAGGGAAAACAAAATCATTATTCGCAAAAGAGCAACAACCACACAGGTTCCATCCACCACCATGCCAAAGTCTGTGCCTGCTACATCAGTTAAAGGACCTCAAAAGATTTTAGGGAGGGTAGTTGACGAAGGCAGGCAACCCATTCCAGGGGCTGGTATCACTATTCTTGGCAATCCAAGGAACTCGACCGTTACAAACAGTTCTGGCGAGTTTATGCTTACAGCAGAGGATAATGATGAAACACTTGTGATTACGAGTGTGGGTTTTACACGGCAAGAGATAAACCTGAAACAGAAAATCAGCCTTCCTTTTGTGGTTGTATTGAAACCTTTTGCGGATGATCTCAATGAAGTCGTAGTAACAGGTTATTCAAGACGTACGAAAGATAGTTTTACAGGAAGTGCCTCCACCTTTACAGGTGAAGATCTAAAAAGAGTCGGAAATAAAAACATTTTGCAGAGTCTGCAAAACCTTGACCCTTCCTTTGTACTGACGGAAAATTTGTCATTAGGATCCAATCCTAATGTACTTCCAGATATACAACTGCGCGGTCAGGCGGGTCTGGAAGATGTACGCGGAGATTATTCTGGCAACCCGAATTTACCTTTGTTTATTTTAGATGGTTTCGAAGCAAACCTACAGAAAATATACGACCTGGACATGAACAGAGTAGCTTCGATAACTATATTGCGAGATGCCTCTGCTAAAGCCATATATGGATCAAAGGCAGCGAACGGAGTGCTTGTTATTGAAACACTTGCACCTCAGGAAGGAAAACTGCGAATCACTTATAATAGTAACTATAATATCGAGGCTCCAGATCTTACTTCTTATCACTTAACCAATGCTTCAGAAAAGCTACAAGTAGAACGTAATGCAGGAAGATACACCTCTCCATCACCTCTTACCCAACAATTTTTAACAGAACAGGCTAACTTGATTGAGGCAGATATAGCCAGGGGTGTTAACACGTATTGGCTATCAAAGCCTTTACGTGTGGGCTTAGGCATGAAACATGGCTTTTATCTTGAAGGCGGAGATCAAAGTATGCGTTACGGGATAGATCTAAATTACAATAACTTAACCGGTGTTATGAAAGAATCGAAGCGTGATAACATCGGTGGTTCTATTAATCTTTCCTATCGAAGTGGAAAATTGATTTTCAGGAATATATTAAATATAAACTTAAACAAGTCAATAAATTCACCCTATGGCACATTTAGTGAATATACCAGGCTGAATCCTTATTGGGCACCAACGGACGAATATGGACGTATCAATAAGGTGCTAGGAGAGTTTAGATCAAGTGGAACAGCACCACCTACTTACTATTATAATCCTCTTTATAATGCTACGCTGAATACCAAAAACTTTTCGAACTATACAGAAGTTACAGAAAATTTCTATACCGAATGGCAACCTGCAAAATCGTTGAAAATTACAGGTCGTGTAGGCTTCACTCAAAATCGTACTGATTCTGAGTTATTTTATCCTGGAGATCATACCCGTTTTATAGAAATGACAGGTGAAAATTTTTACAGAAGGGGCACATATAACATCACAGATGGAAAAACTACCACTTTAAATTCCGATGTGTTTGCGAACTGGACAAAGATGTGGGGTAAAAATCTGGTACTCATAAATGGTGGTGCTAACCTTGGGTCTACTCAAGGGCAAACACATGGTATGGCGGCTGAAGGATTTTTAAATAACAGAGTTGATTTTATATCTTTTGCCAGTCAGTATGCACTAAATGGAGTACCTTCTGGTACAGAAAACATCCAAAGGGAAATTGGTCTACTGGCTTTTGGAAGTTACGCTTACGATAACCGTTATCTGCTGGATGTAAGCGCAAGACGAAATGCGTCATCCGTTTTTGGTGCAAACAATCGTTGGGGAACCTTCTTATCTGTAGGCGTGGGTTGGAACTTGCACCATGAGGATTTTATTAAAAAGCTAAATATATTCGATATGCTCAAAATCCGGGCTTCAATTGGATCTACTGGCAGTCAAAATTTCAATCCATATCAGGCATTAGCTACTTACACGTTCTTTACGAGTAGTACGTACGACAATATATCGGGAGCATATTTGTCAGCGTTGGCAAATGATAACCTTCGCTGGCAGGAAAAAATTGACAACAATATAGGACTAGATATTAATTTGTTAAAAAGGTTAAATATCCGACTTGACTACTACGTGGCTAATACTAATAATCTGCTGACGGATTTAACGTTGCCACCATCAACCGGATTCACTACGTATAAAGAGAATCTTGGGTCGATGCGAAATATAGGATATGAAGGTACCGTGAGTTACCAATTATACCGTAATGCAAAAACACAGTCCTACGTATCTGTTTTTGGTTCCTTTGCTCGAAATAGCAATAAAATTACGAAGATTTCAGATGGGCTCAAACAGCTAAACAAAGAGCAGGATGAATTGGCCGATGCCTCAAATCGTCCTGTAACCCGTTTTGAGGAGGGACAGTCTATGTCCTCAATTTGGGCAGTGCCTTCATTAGGTATAGACCCTGCAACAGGAGATGAAATTTATGTAAAAAAAGATGGAAGTACAACCTATGTATGGGATCCTAATGATCAAATTGTTGCCGGGATTACAGACCCGTTATTAAGGGGTAATTTTGGACTTAATCTGGAATACAAAGGCTGGGGGCTTAGTGGGACATTTAGATATACTATAGGCGAAGACTATTATAATTCTACCTTAGCAAGTCGTGTAGAGAATGTTGATATAGCCAATAATGTTGATACCAGGGTTTTCAATAATACGTGGTTAAACATAGGTGATAAGGTTCCTTTTAAAAGAATTTCAACAAGGCCAACTCAAACTCGTGCCACCACCAGATTTATAGAGAACAAAAGTGATTTAACCCTCTCTTCAGTAAATGCATACTATGACTTTAAATGGAAAAATTTGAAACGTTTTGGGCTTAAAAATTTAAAATGTTCAATACTCATGAATGAAGTATTTGTGCTTTCTACAGTAAGAATTGAACGTGGTACAGAATATCCATTTGCACGTACTTTTTCTTTTTCACTACAAACGACATTTTAA
- a CDS encoding RNA polymerase sigma factor — protein sequence MVNNTFDNETEVLHKISNGDQQAFCELFNCYQRFVYSFASKLTHSEDLAEEIVQDIFLKIWLNRKKLAELDNFGAYLNRVVRNHSFNVLRQLSQEAKLKQQIGLLLTDVDDNTQHQLNYKESRKILDEALRNLPDKQRTAYRLCHEQGLKYQEAALQMHISSETVHYHLKLATQSIKEHFRKNAGIYPVLMACLYLS from the coding sequence ATGGTTAACAATACTTTTGATAACGAGACAGAAGTACTTCATAAAATCTCCAATGGAGATCAGCAGGCATTTTGCGAATTGTTCAATTGCTATCAGAGGTTTGTATACAGCTTTGCCAGTAAGCTTACGCATTCAGAAGACCTGGCCGAAGAGATTGTGCAGGATATTTTTTTGAAGATCTGGCTTAACCGGAAGAAGCTGGCAGAACTGGATAATTTTGGTGCTTACCTTAACCGAGTGGTACGCAATCATTCCTTTAATGTATTAAGGCAACTTTCTCAGGAAGCTAAACTTAAGCAACAAATTGGCTTGCTGTTAACCGATGTGGATGACAATACCCAACATCAGCTCAATTATAAAGAAAGCCGGAAAATTCTGGATGAAGCATTGAGAAATTTGCCTGATAAACAGCGTACAGCTTATCGCCTTTGCCACGAGCAGGGACTAAAGTACCAGGAAGCCGCATTACAGATGCATATTTCTTCTGAAACGGTACATTACCATTTGAAGCTGGCTACCCAAAGCATTAAAGAACATTTTAGAAAAAATGCAGGTATATACCCAGTATTAATGGCCTGTTTGTACCTCTCCTGA
- a CDS encoding RagB/SusD family nutrient uptake outer membrane protein translates to MLSSCKKWLDVEPNSQIKSSELFKTESGFKEALAGVYTLMIAENLYGKEQQYGMLAVLSHEWSSFPEGYNGEAEYNYESSTVQGRMSSIWNGLYQAISNTNNLLVEIDSKKSIFSGDNYSIIKGEALALRAFLHFELVRLFGASYMVDMNKPAIPYVTQYSANQTKQSTVKETYEFIRKDLEAAKELLRTDPILTGRTITQADDNGYLINRQLHLNYYAVEALLARMFYYTGEYEKARTAATTVINSGKFTYSLQSNLGIGNDLSGAPEHIFGLHINNMYTYSTEYLSKDANIIYTFYLNSATHDAYYPDKSIDYRYIYLFEVGEGVKASNYYSRKYSAPVSQELYYRNKSVVIKISEMQFIIAGSNLAEGKSIIAPINKVRQARGLQALTIEPPDPTATYIEEFRKEFFAEGQLFYLYKRLNRTTITGTDKNLVDIKAYIWPLPVAELEAGNRTNNR, encoded by the coding sequence ATGTTATCATCCTGCAAAAAATGGCTGGATGTAGAACCTAATTCTCAAATTAAATCATCTGAATTATTTAAAACTGAATCTGGTTTCAAGGAAGCTCTCGCGGGTGTTTATACCTTGATGATCGCTGAAAATTTATATGGTAAAGAACAGCAGTACGGTATGCTTGCCGTTTTATCACATGAGTGGTCTTCTTTTCCAGAAGGTTATAATGGTGAAGCGGAATATAATTATGAGAGTTCCACTGTTCAAGGTCGCATGAGCAGCATCTGGAATGGATTGTACCAAGCCATAAGTAATACCAATAACTTATTAGTTGAGATAGACAGCAAGAAATCGATCTTTAGCGGAGATAATTATTCTATTATTAAGGGTGAGGCGCTGGCTTTACGTGCCTTTTTACATTTCGAGTTGGTAAGGCTTTTTGGAGCATCTTATATGGTGGACATGAATAAACCAGCAATACCTTATGTAACACAGTACAGTGCCAATCAAACTAAGCAGTCTACCGTAAAAGAAACCTATGAATTTATTCGCAAAGACCTGGAAGCAGCAAAAGAGTTATTGAGAACAGATCCAATACTTACCGGAAGAACCATTACACAAGCTGACGATAATGGTTATTTGATCAATCGCCAGTTACATCTCAATTATTATGCTGTTGAGGCATTATTAGCCAGAATGTTTTACTATACGGGCGAATATGAAAAAGCTCGTACAGCTGCCACTACAGTAATCAACTCTGGTAAATTCACCTATTCATTACAATCCAATCTTGGTATAGGTAACGATCTATCCGGAGCACCGGAGCACATATTCGGCTTGCATATCAATAATATGTATACTTACTCTACTGAGTATTTATCAAAAGATGCAAATATTATCTACACCTTTTATCTTAATTCGGCCACGCATGATGCATATTATCCAGATAAGTCCATCGATTATCGGTACATCTACCTTTTCGAAGTAGGGGAAGGCGTAAAAGCAAGCAATTATTACAGCCGCAAATACAGTGCGCCGGTAAGCCAGGAGTTGTATTACAGGAACAAAAGCGTGGTCATAAAAATCTCTGAAATGCAATTTATCATTGCAGGCAGTAATTTGGCAGAGGGTAAAAGTATAATTGCTCCGATCAACAAAGTACGACAAGCAAGAGGATTACAAGCGCTAACTATAGAGCCGCCGGATCCAACGGCGACTTACATTGAAGAATTCAGGAAGGAGTTTTTTGCTGAAGGCCAACTTTTTTATCTGTATAAAAGGCTGAACAGAACAACTATCACAGGTACAGACAAGAATCTTGTAGACATAAAAGCTTACATATGGCCACTGCCAGTAGCTGAATTGGAAGCAGGAAACCGAACTAATAATCGTTAA